In one window of Porites lutea chromosome 8, jaPorLute2.1, whole genome shotgun sequence DNA:
- the LOC140947108 gene encoding uncharacterized protein YdhS-like — MASTVPFYDVAVVGAGAYGTAVLGQISLRKIPDDGQPNFRILVVERGQEIGPGMPYSKYMTIPEHIVNIAGGCTQITATYIPYSERSDFMVWLRSLTPEYRASLGIEEEENPAWLYKPFPRFVVGLYLSNRFNQFVKALRRKGFTVDVRKLTTVTSVTPTRNFGENGYELDLNGKSNVFVKTLFIATGHWSHDRFPEFRCWIPSPYPPHVIQNRTKLGGNIGILGCSLSAIDAALTLSKKNGSFHWTNENGQDSLVFRPFKGAEDFKVTMYGRKAMLPQVMGVTVNKIFAFKYLTPALFIPIFEASDGFLPLDDFWYLLKREIYDEVPHLRPYLPDDWESVSLEEAVLKMRTFLQANDPIERLSKELEAAKESLKSGVPLLLQNVFYQSYAIFDEALNYFSAEDRIRFEAIQTELHLLIGPFPIQNAEKILALMTGGCLDIRRIGTNYYIEEASSKNGIKLSWRTDADGPLEAIHDVMIDATGQKGAFEEDQSSLTKSLRKNNLLKEVLVPFRDSRESHNYQHHPNVVKRKGVCYYRAPGALIDINNFSLVCASEKPCTPIYYMGPFSKGQIAFPQDMSVVTTAAERSVSDLVKRGLLQEEPASYTVEQDPMPMYGWFSNAKGDLAGEMGKMSKDITSKRKELWN, encoded by the coding sequence ATGGCTTCCACTGTTCCATTTTATGACGTTGCTGTGGTGGGTGCAGGCGCTTATGGTACTGCTGTACTTGGTCAGATCTCTTTACGCAAGATACCCGACGACGGGCAACCTAATTTTCGCATTCTTGTAGTGGAACGCGGTCAAGAAATTGGACCCGGGATGCCGTATTCAAAATACATGACCATCCCCGAACATATTGTAAATATCGCGGGAGGCTGTACCCAAATCACAGCTACTTATATTCCATATTCTGAAAGGTCTGACTTTATGGTTTGGCTTCGCTCACTCACACCAGAATATAGGGCTTCTTTGGGGATCGAGGAAGAAGAAAACCCAGCCTGGCTGTACAAACCTTTTCCACGTTTTGTGGTAGGTCTCTACTTAAGCAACCGTTTTAATCAATTTGTGAAAGCGCTCAGACGAAAGGGATTTACAGTTGATGTTCGCaaattgacaacggtgacgtcAGTAACACCGACACGCAACTTTGGCGAGAATGGCTACGAACTTGACCTCAACGGGAAAAGTAACGTTTTCGTAAAAACTTTGTTCATTGCAACAGGACACTGGAGCCACGACAGGTTCCCAGAATTTCGATGCTGGATTCCATCACCCTATCCACCGCATGTCATCCAGAATCGAACTAAGCTCGGCGgtaacattggaattcttggTTGCTCCTTATCGGCGATTGACGCCGCGCTTACTCTCAGTAAGAAAAATGGATCCTTCCATTGGACGAATGAAAATGGTCAGGATAGCCTAGTATTTCGACCTTTCAAAGGAGCTGAAGACTTTAAGGTGACTATGTATGGCCGCAAGGCAATGCTACCTCAGGTAATGGGAGTAACAGTGAACAAGATTTTTGCGTTCAAATATTTAACTCCCGCACTTTTCATTCCGATCTTCGAGGCTTCTGATGGGTTTCTGCCACTCGATGATTTCTGGTACCTTCTTAAGAGAGAAATATACGATGAAGTTCCCCATCTTCGCCCATACCTACCAGACGACTGGGAGAGTGTGTCGCTCGAAGAAGCCGTTTTGAAAATGAGAACATTTCTTCAGGCAAATGACCCCATTGAGAGATTAAGTAAAGAGTTAGAGGCAGCCAAAGAAAGTTTGAAGAGTGGTGTACCTCTCCTTTTGCAGAATGTGTTTTATCAGTCGTACGCAATATTCGACGAGGCTCTGAATTACTTCTCAGCCGAAGATCGCATCAGGTTCGAAGCAATTCAAACTGAACTGCATTTGCTTATCGGCCCTTTTCCAATTCAAAATGCAGAAAAGATCCTTGCTCTTATGACAGGGGGCTGCCTCGACATCAGAAGAATTGGAACTAATTACTACATAGAGGAAGCTTCCAGCAAAAATGGCATCAAACTGTCATGGCGAACAGACGCAGATGGCCCTCTGGAGGCCATACACGATGTCATGATCGATGCTACCGGACAAAAAGGCGCTTTCGAAGAAGACCAGTCCTCTTTGACGAAATCACTCAGAAAAAACAACCTCCTTAAAGAAGTTCTCGTCCCTTTTCGGGATTCCAGAGAATCCCATAATTATCAGCATCACCCAAACGTGGTTAAAAGAAAAGGGGTTTGTTATTATCGCGCACCTGGTGCTCTAATCgatataaataatttttccCTTGTGTGTGCTTCTGAAAAGCCATGCACTCCCATTTATTACATGGGGCCATTTAGCAAGGGGCAAATAGCATTTCCACAGGACATGAGTGTGGTCACCACGGCAGCAGAACGTTCAGTTTCAGATCTGGTCAAGAGAGGTTTGCTACAAGAAGAACCTGCCAGCTACACAGTGGAACAAGATCCAATGCCAATGTATGGGTGGTTTTCCAATGCTAAAGGTGACCTTGCTGGTGAGATGGGAAAAATGTCGAAGGATATCACGTCAAAGCGAAAAGAGCTTTGGAATTAA